One segment of Triticum aestivum cultivar Chinese Spring chromosome 2A, IWGSC CS RefSeq v2.1, whole genome shotgun sequence DNA contains the following:
- the LOC123188003 gene encoding mitochondrial import inner membrane translocase subunit TIM17-1 — MSAPVSERDLFEREPCPGRIIDDAGSAFAMGAVGGSVYHFLKGLRNSPNGARITGGMQAARMNAPQLGGSFAVWGTLFSTFHCTSAYVRRKEDPWNSIIGGATTGGVLSMRQGIKASGRSALAGGFFLALIEGAGLMANRFAPQMLPPLPADDPNMAAAISTGGGGFPGLPQPVVSPAEVPSSSSGGSWFGGLFGKKEEKKPSGSTGMSEILESFETPSPPIPSFEYK, encoded by the coding sequence ATGTCGGCTCCTGTCTCCGAGAGAGATCTCTTCGAGAGAGAACCGTGCCCAGGCCGCATCATTGATGATGCAGGCAGTGCTTTCGCCATGGGTGCTGTCGGTGGTTCTGTCTATCACTTTCTCAAGGGCCTTCGTAACTCGCCCAATGGTGCGCGAATTACTGGCGGCATGCAGGCAGCTCGCATGAACGCCCCTCAACTCGGGGGGAGCTTTGCTGTGTGGGGCACCCTATTTTCCACCTTCCACTGCACCTCGGCCTACGTGCGCCGGAAGGAGGACCCCTGGAACTCCATCATAGGTGGCGCCACCACTGGAGGGGTTCTCTCCATGCGGCAGGGCATCAAAGCTTCTGGCCGCTCGGCACTCGCGGGCGGCTTTTTCCTCGCCCTCATAGAGGGCGCCGGCCTCATGGCCAACCGATTCGCACCACAGATGCTCCCGCCGCTCCCTGCTGATGATCCCAACATGGCCGCCGCTATCTCGACGGGAGGAGGTGGCTTCCCAGGCCTGCCTCAGCCTGTCGTGTCCCCTGCAGAGGTCCCGAGCTCAAGCAGTGGGGGTAGCTGGTTTGGCGGCCTCTTTggcaagaaggaggagaagaagcccAGCGGCAGTACTGGCATGTCGGAGATATTAGAGAGCTTCGAGACGCCCAGCCCTCCGATACCATCGTTTGAGTACAAGTGA
- the LOC123191588 gene encoding mitochondrial import inner membrane translocase subunit TIM17-1-like — translation MSAPLLDRDPCPDRIIEDAGGTFAMGAVGGSVIHLLKGLHNSPNGARISGGMQAVRSNAPRIGGSFAVWGTVFSITSCAAVSVRQKEDPWNSVVAGAATHGFLHLRMGLGVAGRRAVYGGCLLALIEGGALMLNRVFDANKNPPPRPRPAHDPSLATAATPCPPRPAVSPADVASSSGGGSWFGGLFGKEEEKASSGSGGKSEVLESFEAPSPPVPSSSEYLLPL, via the coding sequence ATGTCGGCGCCTCTTCTGGACAGAGACCCGTGCCCGGACCGCATCATCGAGGACGCCGGCGGTACTTTCGCCATGGGCGCCGTGGGAGGTTCTGTGATCCACCTCCTCAAGGGCCTCCACAACTCGCCCAATGGCGCGCGAATAAGCGGCGGCATGCAGGCCGTGCGGTCGAACGCCCCGCGGATCGGCGGGAGCTTCGCCGTGTGGGGCACCGTCTTCTCCATCACCAGCTGCGCCGCGGTCTCCGTGCGCCAGAAGGAGGACCCCTGGAACtccgtcgtcgccggcgccgccacgCACGGGTTCCTCCACCTGCGCATGGGCCTCGGAGTTGCAGGCCGCAGGGCGGTCTATGGCGGCTGTCTCCTCGCGCTCATCGAGGGCGGCGCCCTCATGCTAAATCGTGTCTTCGACGCAAATAAGAACCCCCCGCCGCGGCCGCGCCCTGCTCATGACCCCAGCTTGGCCACCGCGGCGACCCCATGCCCGCCTCGGCCAGCCGTGTCCCCTGCAGACGTCGCGAGCTCGAGCGGTGGGGGTAGCTGGTTTGGCGGCCTCTTCggcaaggaggaggagaaggccaGCAGCGGCAGTGGCGGCAAGTCGGAGGTATTAGAAAGCTTTGAGGCACCCAGTCCTCCGGTGCCATCATCATCTGagtatctactaccactataa
- the LOC123185010 gene encoding uncharacterized protein, which translates to MGRWLKPDVYPLIGAMSLVTGMCIFQLTRNVFLNPDVRVSKSNRQSAVPENEEEGERYSQHAFRRFVSAHRPEVFPAINRFFSGFSAK; encoded by the exons ATGGGCCGTTGGTTGAAGCCAGAT GTTTACCCGCTGATCGGCGCCATGTCGCTGGTGACGGGGATGTGCATCTTCCAGCTCACCCGGAACGTCTTCCTCAACCCGGACGTCAG GGTGAGCAAGAGCAACCGGCAGAGCGCGGTGCCGGAGAACGAGGAGGAGGGCGAGAGGTACAGCCAGCACGCCTTCCGCCGCTTCGTCAGCGCGCACCGCCCGGAGGTCTTCCCCGCCATCAACCGCTTCTTCTCTGGGTTCAGCGCCAAGTGA
- the LOC123188004 gene encoding mitochondrial import inner membrane translocase subunit TIM17-2, translated as MGTPETSREPCPDRILDDVGGAFGMGAVGGSVFHFLKGTYNSPNGERLLGGAQQVRLNAPRVGGSFAVWGGLFSAFDCTMVFVRQKEDPWNSIIAGAATGGFLSMRQGPGAAGRSALMGGCLLALIEGAGLMLNRVLAAPQNLPPLPTDDPNLAAAMAGGGVGGFPGMPQPLVPPVEVGSSSGGGSWFGGLFGKKEEEKKPSGGVGKSEILESFDTPSTPIPSFDYK; from the coding sequence ATGGGCACGCCGGAGACCTCGCGGGAGCCGTGCCCGGACCGCATCCTGGACGACGTGGGCGGCGCGTTCGGGATGGGGGCGGTGGGCGGCTCCGTCTTCCATTTCCTCAAGGGCACCTACAACTCGCCCAACGGCGAGCGCCTGCTCGGCGGGGCCCAGCAGGTGCGCCTCAACGCGCCGCGCGTCGGCGGGAGCTTCGCCGTCTGGGGCGGCCTCTTCTCCGCCTTCGACTGCACCATGGTCTTCGTGCGCCAGAAGGAGGACCCCTGGAACTCCATCATCGCCGGCGCCGCCACGGGCGGCTTCCTCTCCATGCGCCAGGGTCCCGGCGCCGCCGGCCGCTCCGCGCTCATGGGCGGCTGCCTCCTCGCGCTCATCGAGGGCGCCGGCCTCATGCTCAACCGCGTCCTCGCCGCGCCGCAGAACCTCCCGCCGCTCCCCACCGACGATCCCAACCTGGCCGCCGCGATGGCGGGGGGAGGCGTCGGCGGCTTCCCAGGCATGCCCCAGCCACTCGTGCCCCCCGTGGAGGTCGGGAGCTCCAGCGGCGGGGGTAGTTGGTTCGGCGGCCTCTTCggcaagaaggaggaggagaagaagcccAGCGGCGGCGTCGGCAAGTCGGAGATATTAGAGAGCTTTGACACGCCCAGCACTCCGATACCATCGTTCGACTACAAGTGA